The segment AAGGCGTTCTACATGAAGGAGAATCCGGACGACCCGCGCACGGTCCTCAACAACGACTGCCTCGCCCCGGAAGGCTACGGCGAGATCATCGGCGGGTCAGAGCGGGAAGGGGACTACGACAAGCTGCTGCAGCGGATCAAGGATCAGGGACTCGACCCGGCCTCCTACGGCTGGTACCTCGACCTCCGGAAGTACGGCGGCTTCGTGCACAGCGGCTTCGGCCTCGGCCTCGAGCGCACGGTCGCCTGGATCTGCGGGATTCCGCACATTCGCGAGGCGATCGCGTTTCCGAGGCAGATTCACAGACTCTACCCGTAAGAACAAAAGGGATGATCGATCATCGATGATCGATCATCGATCATCCCTCGTTTCGCTTCACCTCATCCCAAATCACATCCAGTTCCTCCAGCGTCGCGTCGCCGAGCACCACCTGCCGCTCGGCGGCGATCGTCTCGATCGCTTCGAAGCGGCGGCGGAACTTGGCGTTGGCGCGGTCGAGGGCGATCCCCGGTTGGACGCCGGCCTTGCGGGCCAGATTGACGACCGCGAAGAGGAGATCGCCGATCTCGTCGGTCAGCGACGTCGGGTCGTCGGCACCGATCACCAACTCGGCCTCCACTTCGGCAAGCTCCTCGGCGACCTTCTGCAGCGGGCCGCGGGTGTCGGGCCAATCGAAGCCGACCCCGGCGGCGCGCTCCTGCAGCCGGTAGGCCATCAGCAGTTCGGGGAGCGTGGTCGGGAGGCCGCCGAGGGTGCCGCGGCTGGTCGGCCGCTCCCGGGCCTTGAGCGTTTCCCAGCGCTCCCGCTCCCCGAGGTCGAAGAGGTGGGGGTGGCGACGCTGCATCTTGGCGACCAGATCGTCGGCGATGTCGTCCGGGCTAAATTCCCCGGTCTCCGCGCCGAGCACGAGTTGCCAGGCGAGATGGAGCATCAGGTCGGCGACTTCCTCGCGGATGGCGGCGGGCTGGTCGCTGCTGAGGGCGGCCGCGAGTTCGTGCGCTTCCTCGATCAGGTAGGGGCGCAGCGTCTGCCGGGTCTGGACCCGGTCCCAGGGACACCGCTCGCGCAGGTCCGCCACCATCGCCACCGCCCTGCCGAGGGCCGATTCGTCTTGCATCCGTTCTCCGGGAGTCCTAGTCTCCGATGGTGCATAATCCCGTGACCCCCGATACCGCCCGGGCCTGGGTGGACGTCGATCTCGATGCCGTGGTCCGGAACGCCCGCTCGTTTGCGGCGCGCACCGGCGTCCCGATGCTGCCGATGGTCAAGGCCGATGGCTACGGCCTCGGCGCCGTGGCCGTGGCCCGTGCCCTCGCCGAGGTGGAGCCCTGGGGCTACGGCGTGGCGACCATCGACGAGGCGCGCGAACTCCATGTCAACGGGGTTCTCCGGCCGATCCTGATCTGCTCGCCGATGCTACCTGACCTGGCCGAGGCGACTGCCTCGGTGGCCGCGCGTCCGACGATCGGCAACCTCGAGGGGCTCCGCGCCTGGCTCGCGCTCGGCGATCGTCCCTTTCATCTCGAGGTCGATACCGGAATGTCGCGGTCCGGCCTGCGGTGGGACGATGTCACGCAGCTCATGGAAGCGCGTAATCTGCTTGCCTCAGCTGCTGGATGGGAGGGAGTCTATACCCACTTCCACTCGGCCGAGCGGGATGACCTGGCGACCGCCGACCAGTGGCGCCGCTTGCAGCAGGCGATCACCACCCTCGGCCGCCGCCCGCCGCTGGTGCATGCCGCCAACTCGGCCGCCGGGGGTGCCGGTCCGTCCTACGCCGCCGATCTGACCCGGCCAGGCATCCATCTCTATGGCGGGCGCCTCTCCGGGCTCGATGCCGTGCCGGTTGCGGCGGTCCGCGCCCGCGTTGTCGGTGTTCGGCGATTGCCCGCTGGCGGCACCGTCTCCTACGAGGCGACCTGGCGCGCCGCCAATCCGACGACGGTCGCGACGATCGCCATCGGGTACGCGGACGGGATGCATCGCCGCCTCTCGAACGGCGGCGCGGTGGAGTTGTTGGGACAACGGCTTCGGATCGTCGGGCGAGTCACGATGGATCACCTGATGGTCGATGCCGGCGACTTGCCAGTGTCGCTGGGGGATGTGGCGACCCTCTTTGGCGGTCTGGTCTCGCTCGACGAGCAAGCCGCCCTGGGTGGAACGATCGCGTACGAACTACTCACCGGGCTCGGGGCACGCCTCCCGCGCCGCTACCACAGGTCGTCATGAACCAGCACTTCGCCTCTCTCATCCTCGGCCTCGCCGGTCAGGCCAACGCGGCGATGGACGGTCAGCTTCCTCCCGGCGCCGCCGACGCTGGTGCCAACGATGCGCGCCAGTTCGCCAAGGCGTTGATCGACACGCTCGGTGCCCTTGAGGAGCGGACGCGCGGCAATCTCGACGCCGACGAAGCGAAGCTGATGGAACAGGCGCTGACCGCGCTGCGCTTTCGCTTCGCGACGGCCAAGACGTGAGTCGCCGTGCCGCCCTGATCGTACTCGATGGCCTCGGCGTCGGGACCGCGCACGACACCGAGGCGTATGGCGATCTCGGGAGTGCCACGCTCGGCAACGTGATGCGCGCGGCCGGCAATCTCCGGTTGCCGAATCTCGAGGCGCTCGGCTTCGGCGACTGCGGCGACAGCGGCATCGCGAAGGTGGCCACGCCGACGGCCGCGCGCGGCGTGGCGCAACCGAACAGTGCCGGGAAGGACAGCACCACCGGCCACTGGGAACTGTGTGGCGTGCAGCTGCCCGTGCCGTTCCCAACCTATCCGCACGGCTTTCCGGCGGAGTTGCTCGCCGAGTTTTCCGCGCAGACGGGCCGTGGCGTCCTCGGCAACCGCCCAGCCTCCGGGACGGTCATCCTCGATGAGCTCGGCGCGGAGCACGTCGCCTCGGGCCATTGGATCGTGTACACCTCGGCGGACTCGGTCTTCCAGGTCGCGGCCCACGAAGAGGTGGTGCCGCTCACCGAACTCTATGCCGCCTGCCAGATCGCCCGGGAGCTCTTGGTCGACCCCCATGGCGTCTCCCGGGTCATCGCCCGGCCGTTCCGGGGGACCCCGGGGGCATGGCAGCGGACCGCGAATCGGAAGGACTTCTCGCGGCAGCCAACCGGGCCCACCCTCCTCGACCGCCTGGCTGAGGCGCACCTGCCGGTGGTCGGGGTGGGGAAGGTGGACGATCTCTTCGCAGGGCGGGGGATCACCTCGATCCACACCCCCACAAACGCGGACGCCTATGCCCTGATCGAAGGGGGCCTCCTGGCCATGCGCCGGGGGCTGCTCTTCGCCAACGTGATCGAGTTCGACCAGAGCTGGGGTCATCGGAACGACGTGGCAGGGTTTCAAAAGGGCCTGATCGAGCTGGATCGGTGGATTCCCCGGCTCCTGAAGCAGGTTCGGGAGGAGGATCTGATTATCTTCACCGCCGACCACGGGAACGACCCCACCACCCCGTCGACCGACCATGCGCGGGAGTGCGTGCCGGTGCTGGCGCTGGGTCCGCGGGTGCGTCCGGTGGCGCTGGGTGAGCTGGGGACCTTCGCCGATGTGGGGCAGACCATCGCGGAGTTTCTGGGGGTGCGCCCCCTCGAGGCCGGCACGTCCTTCCTGGAGCGTGTGTGGAGCTGACGGAGCTGCGGGCAGCGGCCGAGGGAGGGCGGGAGCGGGCGTACGCGCCATACTCCGGCTTCCATGTCGGGGCAGCGCTCGAAACCGCCGACGGGGCAATCTTCGTCGGGGCGAATGTCGAAAACGCATCGTACGGGCTGACCATCTGCGCCGAACGCAGCGCGATGGCGGCGGCGGTCTCGTCGGGAGCACGGAAGTTCGTGCGGTTGCTGCTGGTGAGCGACGCCCCGCACCCGATCGCCCCCTGCGGGGCCTGTCGTCAGGTGCTGGCCGAGTTCGGGCCGGCCCTATCCGTCATCAGTTGTGCTGGAGCCGAGACCAAGGAGTGGACCATTCGCGACCTGTTGCCTGCCGCCTTCACCGGGGACGTGCTCGAGTGACCTCACGCCTCCTCTCCCTGGCGGCGGTGGCCCTGCTGGCCACGGCCTGCACCGAGAAGCTCACCACGCCAGTGAACTGCCCCAATCTCTGTCCCGGTGGCATCGCGGATTTCCGCGACACCATTCTGACGGCCACGGTCGGGCTGGATACCTCCTACTCCGGCTATGTGGGCGAATCGTCGTTGCTCTCGTTGCTGGTGGCGAACGGCGGCGCCTACGGCGTCTCGCGCGGCCTCATCGCCTTCCAGTCGCGCGGGGACTCGGTGTTCGTCAAGGACACCGCTCGCGCCTTCACGGTCGATTCCGCCGCCGTCTCGCTCTACCTGCAGGCGAGTGACAGCACGGTCGTGAGCGGAGCGGTCGAGTTGTATCGCCTCCCGCTCTCCATCGATTCCTCGACGTCGATCGGTGCGATCGATGCCGCGATGACCCCCGACAAGCTCCTGGCTGAGTTCGAGTTGAACTCCGCGCTCCGGACGGGGGCGATGCGCGTTGTCCTTTCCGGCGCGACGCTCGCCAAGGTGGACTTCACACCCGCCGACAGCGGCCGGCTGCAGGTTGGTGTGCGCGTGCGCTCGACCAACGCCACCGGCATTCGCGTCGGTACGTCGGCGTCCGGCAATCAGGGCCCGGTGGTGACCTGGTACACTCGGGTCGATGTCGCCGACACCACGCTCCGGAGTCAGATCTTCACCCGCTTGCCGTCGACCAACTTCACCGTGCGGAGCGGTATCTCGGCCCCGACCCCGGGGTTGCTGGCCGTCGGCGGCTACCCGGTGGCACGGAGCTTCATCCGCTTTGCGCTGCCTCCGGCATTGCGCGACTCGGTCACCATCATCCGGGCGACGCTGCAGCTCACGGCGGATCAACCGATGTTCGGCATCCCGGCCGACACGGCCACGATCCTGGCGCGCCCGGTGCTCGCGTTGCTTGGGCCGAAGTCCCCGGTCGCCGCGGATCTCTTCATTGGGCAATTCCTGCTGACGGGCCAGACGGAGGTGACCCTCGAGGTCGCGTCGTTGGTGCGGCTCTGGCAGGGAACCGACGCGTTGCCGTCGGTGTTGCGCCTCGAGATCGGTGAGGAGGGCGCGACCTTTCTCGCGCCGGCGTTCCGTTCGTCGCGGTCGGTCAGTGGCGCACCGACGCTTCGCATCACCTATCGGCGCAGCTTCGCCTTCGAGGGCTTCTGACGATGCGTGGTCATTCGCTGCTGCTCGTCGCTTCCGTGGCCCTCGTCGCCACGCCGCTGGCGGCCCAGTCGTCGGAGTTCGGCGTTCGCGGGCTCGGTCTGCCCGGACGGTCGTCGTCCGCGCGCGTCCTCGGCGGCGGTGGGGCGCTCGG is part of the Gemmatimonadota bacterium genome and harbors:
- a CDS encoding phosphopentomutase — protein: MSRRAALIVLDGLGVGTAHDTEAYGDLGSATLGNVMRAAGNLRLPNLEALGFGDCGDSGIAKVATPTAARGVAQPNSAGKDSTTGHWELCGVQLPVPFPTYPHGFPAELLAEFSAQTGRGVLGNRPASGTVILDELGAEHVASGHWIVYTSADSVFQVAAHEEVVPLTELYAACQIARELLVDPHGVSRVIARPFRGTPGAWQRTANRKDFSRQPTGPTLLDRLAEAHLPVVGVGKVDDLFAGRGITSIHTPTNADAYALIEGGLLAMRRGLLFANVIEFDQSWGHRNDVAGFQKGLIELDRWIPRLLKQVREEDLIIFTADHGNDPTTPSTDHARECVPVLALGPRVRPVALGELGTFADVGQTIAEFLGVRPLEAGTSFLERVWS
- a CDS encoding cytidine deaminase — encoded protein: MTELRAAAEGGRERAYAPYSGFHVGAALETADGAIFVGANVENASYGLTICAERSAMAAAVSSGARKFVRLLLVSDAPHPIAPCGACRQVLAEFGPALSVISCAGAETKEWTIRDLLPAAFTGDVLE
- the mazG gene encoding nucleoside triphosphate pyrophosphohydrolase, encoding MQDESALGRAVAMVADLRERCPWDRVQTRQTLRPYLIEEAHELAAALSSDQPAAIREEVADLMLHLAWQLVLGAETGEFSPDDIADDLVAKMQRRHPHLFDLGERERWETLKARERPTSRGTLGGLPTTLPELLMAYRLQERAAGVGFDWPDTRGPLQKVAEELAEVEAELVIGADDPTSLTDEIGDLLFAVVNLARKAGVQPGIALDRANAKFRRRFEAIETIAAERQVVLGDATLEELDVIWDEVKRNEG
- a CDS encoding DUF1844 domain-containing protein — protein: MNQHFASLILGLAGQANAAMDGQLPPGAADAGANDARQFAKALIDTLGALEERTRGNLDADEAKLMEQALTALRFRFATAKT
- the alr gene encoding alanine racemase; amino-acid sequence: MVHNPVTPDTARAWVDVDLDAVVRNARSFAARTGVPMLPMVKADGYGLGAVAVARALAEVEPWGYGVATIDEARELHVNGVLRPILICSPMLPDLAEATASVAARPTIGNLEGLRAWLALGDRPFHLEVDTGMSRSGLRWDDVTQLMEARNLLASAAGWEGVYTHFHSAERDDLATADQWRRLQQAITTLGRRPPLVHAANSAAGGAGPSYAADLTRPGIHLYGGRLSGLDAVPVAAVRARVVGVRRLPAGGTVSYEATWRAANPTTVATIAIGYADGMHRRLSNGGAVELLGQRLRIVGRVTMDHLMVDAGDLPVSLGDVATLFGGLVSLDEQAALGGTIAYELLTGLGARLPRRYHRSS